The DNA region TTCTTAAACTCACGCTGTCGTTCTTCCAGCTTGTCCTGCTGAATTTGTCTTTGTCGCTCACCATAGATTTGACTGTTCAGGCTAAGGGCTTGATTAATATTGCTAACTGATTCCGAATTGCCGTCCTGTTGGGCTTCTTGCAACTGCTTTCGAAGATCACGGTTTCGGCTCTCGTACCGTCGCCGCTCTATGGATTCCTGTTTGCCCTGAAGCTGATCCAGTTCATCCTGCATACTTTCCAGGGTACTGCGGGTGCTGTCGCCTAACTGCTCCATACTGCTTTCAGCCTGGTCGATAGCGTCGGTCAGACGATCAAGATCCTGATGATTTAGCAGGTCAAGAGAATTGGCTGCCTCTTGTCCGGCATAGGCAAGGCCTTGAGCAGTCAGGATGCCATCTTCATAGCCGCTCAAAAGTGACTCCAGCGTCACTTTCTGCTGTAAAAACTGGGCTTTAACATAAGCGGCATTGGCTGCGGTATCTTTCAGCCAGCTCCCGATACCCGTTGGATCAAACCCTGCGGTTACACTGGCAAGCCGTCCTGCTTCTTCTTTGGCTTCTTTGAGTTGATGCTTTAACTGACCTAATTTATCAAAGGTGTCAGTGGTATCAATGTCTGTAGCACCCTGCATGGCAAGAAAGGCATCTTCAGCCTGTGCGCTCAGGGCGTATAATTCTGCAGTGGTCTGGTTAAATATTCCGGCTAATCCTGAGGCGAAGGACTGTAGTTTTTCGTCATTGTCGCCAATGCCATCATTTAGGTCGCCTATTTCACCGCCGAGCAGTTCCGCTTCTTTTCTGATCTCCTGAAGCTTTTTCTTAACCCGCTCTAATGCTTCAGTGTATTGCTCCTGCGTGAGGGTGCCACTACTGTAAGCCTCTGCTAGTGCTACCCCCAGGTCGACCAGTTCCGTCCGGGTTTCAGCTGCGTCTATTTGTTTCAGGGCATCGGCTGCGTCAGCAAAGGCTGACTCTGCGGTTTGAGCAACCTGCTCAACGGCAGGTTCGACTTTTTTATAATTATCCAGCAGTTGGTCAATGGTCTTTTTGTTGTGCTGCCGGATTTTCTGCTGGGACTGTTCATTAGTTCGGGCATAGCTGTCGTCTATATTAGCAAGAGCTTCATTAACGTCAGCAGCGTCCTGTTTGACCTTCGCAGCAAACTCATTGCTCATGGCATCCAGTGTGGCAGTGATGGCTGCAGTTTTGGCTGCCATTTCATCGGCATTGACCGCCTTGAACAGGCTGGATAGTCCATTGGTGATGCTGGCAAAGGTCGCTGATACCAAGGCACCGAAGCCGTTGACCCCAACCATAAAGCCATTAAAGAACAGTTTGACGGTATTGCCGGTTATCTCAAAAGCTGACCGAGCGTTAGTCAATGCGTTGCTGACTGAACTGAAACCGTCTTTTATCCCAGAAACAAACCCTTCAATAGTCACGCCAGAAAGCGAAGCCTTGATACTTTCCGCCATGCTGATAAAGCCGTCGCTGATGGATTTAGCCACAGCATCGAACTTGCCGTTGTCCGTCATTTCCTGAATGGTGACGGACAAGCTTTTTAACTGCCCCTTGATGTAATCCAGCCAGCCCGACTTGGCAATATTGGCTTTAAACTTTAGCCATTCATCGGACATATTCGCCATCAAGCCCGATAGCAGTCCCATATTAGCGGCTGCTGCGCCTTCGCTGGACTTGCCGATCTCTTCTATTAACTGCCTGATGGTATCCCGACCCAGCTTCCCCGCCGAGGATAGCTTTTGCAGCTCCTGAGTATTTTTGCCGGTGACCTTTTCCAGCAGACTCCAGACAGGAACGCCCCGTTCAACCAGCTGTAAAATTTCCTCCCCCTGCAGCTTCTGCTTTGCCCAGGCCTGCCCCAGTGCCAGCGTCATACCGTTAAGGCGTTCCATTCCTCCGCCTAGCTTGGAGGTCTGGTCGACAATGGCCTGCAAGGTGCCATCCATCGGATCGAGGCCGAAGTTCTTCAGGGCAGTAAAGGAGTCAGCGACCTGCTGGAGTTCTAAAGGGGTTTTACTGGTAAAGTCTTTTATCCATTCAACCGCCTGGTTGCCTTCTTCAATGCTCCCCATAATGG from Endozoicomonas sp. NE40 includes:
- a CDS encoding tape measure protein — protein: MASIKESALRLVLKARDTLSRPVQQSAKSLEGLRRKTRELKQQLSTLEQQDGLLSSFQKQKKAVREAGQAYKTAEQKVEQLAREYQKIDKPTKAMKRSLDNARKSVIAANRAYQQQRGKLAELRRSLEKAGLSNRKVAEQQNKIQRELKQTSAAYQKLSEKSKQANRTLRKTPFKKVAKDAGIASKGINGLAGRFTALVSAGAGLYAIKRAMQGVLSAGDQFERLEVQLTAIMGSIEEGNQAVEWIKDFTSKTPLELQQVADSFTALKNFGLDPMDGTLQAIVDQTSKLGGGMERLNGMTLALGQAWAKQKLQGEEILQLVERGVPVWSLLEKVTGKNTQELQKLSSAGKLGRDTIRQLIEEIGKSSEGAAAANMGLLSGLMANMSDEWLKFKANIAKSGWLDYIKGQLKSLSVTIQEMTDNGKFDAVAKSISDGFISMAESIKASLSGVTIEGFVSGIKDGFSSVSNALTNARSAFEITGNTVKLFFNGFMVGVNGFGALVSATFASITNGLSSLFKAVNADEMAAKTAAITATLDAMSNEFAAKVKQDAADVNEALANIDDSYARTNEQSQQKIRQHNKKTIDQLLDNYKKVEPAVEQVAQTAESAFADAADALKQIDAAETRTELVDLGVALAEAYSSGTLTQEQYTEALERVKKKLQEIRKEAELLGGEIGDLNDGIGDNDEKLQSFASGLAGIFNQTTAELYALSAQAEDAFLAMQGATDIDTTDTFDKLGQLKHQLKEAKEEAGRLASVTAGFDPTGIGSWLKDTAANAAYVKAQFLQQKVTLESLLSGYEDGILTAQGLAYAGQEAANSLDLLNHQDLDRLTDAIDQAESSMEQLGDSTRSTLESMQDELDQLQGKQESIERRRYESRNRDLRKQLQEAQQDGNSESVSNINQALSLNSQIYGERQRQIQQDKLEERQREFKKLPPPPPPKREWRSSEKVIRLEYPGGNVKVGINRSDEAKLLEALKNAGMRSI